The Malaclemys terrapin pileata isolate rMalTer1 chromosome 24, rMalTer1.hap1, whole genome shotgun sequence genome contains a region encoding:
- the ARRDC2 gene encoding arrestin domain-containing protein 2 encodes MLFDRLRRFCVLLDCPELDSPPVFSPGEAVSGRVVLELSGEARLGALQLHAQGCAKVHWTESRSAGSSTAYTQNYSDQVPFLSHRDTLLAPPDNGEVTVLQAGKHEFPFTFQLPETLATSFEGRHGNVRYWVKAKLHRPWSVVKKAKKEFTVIEPIDINTPALLAPQAGVKEKLARAWYCNRGQVSVSAKIDRKGYTPGEVIPIFAEIDNCSTRTVVPKAAIIQTQTFIARGAKKQKKSVVASIAGDSIAAGKREVWHGRALKIPPVGPSILQCRIIRVEYALKVCVDIPGTSKLLLELPLVIGTIPLHPFGSRTSSVSSQYSVNLDWLRMVIPEEPEAPPEYSSVVSSEESAQNLSPPCQDELGNCLEGPFFAYIQEFRYRPPPLYSEVDPNPTSDSIRPRCMTC; translated from the exons atgCTCTTCGACCGGCTCCGGCGCTTCTGCGTCCTGCTCGACTGCCCCGAGCTGGACTCGCCGCCCGTCTTCAGCCCGGGCGAGGCGGTGTCGGGCCGCGTGGTGCTGGAGctctccggggaggcgcggctcGGCGCCCTGCAGCTGCACGCCCAGGGCTGCGCCAAGGTGCACTGGACCGAGTCCCGCAGCGCCGGCTCCAGCACCGCCTACACCCAGAACTACAGCGACCAGGTGCCGTTCCTGAGCCACCGCGACACGCTGCTGGCCCCGCCAG acaATGGTGAAGTCACAGTTCTGCAGGCAGGAAAACACGAATTTCCCTTCACGTTTCAGCTCCCAGA GACTCTGGCCACCTCCTTTGAGGGCCGGCACGGGAATGTGCGCTACTGGGTGAAAGCCAAGCTGCACAGACCCTGGTCCGTTGTCAAGAAAGCGAAGAAAGAATTCACCGTGATCGAGCCCATTGACATCAACACCCCGGCCTTGCTG GCTCCTCAGGCAGGCGTGAAGGAGAAGCTCGCCCGCGCCTGGTACTGCAACAGGGGCCAGGTCTCTGTATCCGCCAAGATCGACCGAAAAGGCTACACGCCAG GTGAGGTCATCCCCATCTTTGCTGAAATTGACAACTGCAGCACCCGCACCGTAGTGCCCAAAGCTGCCATCATCCAGACTCAGACGTTCATTGCCCGGGGCGCCAAGAAGCAGAAGAAGTCTGTGGTGGCCAGCATAGCCGGTGACTCCATTGCAGCTGGGAAGAGGGAAGTGTGGCATGGCCGAGCGCTGAAGATCCCCCCAGTGGGCCCCTCGATCCTGCAGTGCCGCATTATCCGTGTGGAATATGCCCTCAAG GTCTGTGTCGATATTCCTGGGACCTCCAAGTTGCTCCTGGAATTGCCGCTTGTGATTGGGACAATCCCATTGCATCCGTTCGGGAGCCGCACATCCAGTGTCAGCAGCCAGTATAGCGTCAACCTGGACTGGCTCCGAATGGTGATCCCGGAGGAGCCGGAGG CTCCCCCTGAATATTCATCTGTTGTGTCCAGTGAAGAGTCGGCGCAGAACCTGTCCCCGCCCTGCCAGGATGAACTTGGCAATTGCTTGGAAGGCCCTTTCTTTGCTTACATCCAAGAGTTCCGCTACCGTCCTCCTCCACTGTACTCCGAG GTGGATCCAAACCCCACATCGGACAGCATCCGGCCACGCTGCATGACCTGTTGA
- the TEX45 gene encoding testis-expressed protein 45, whose translation MSLPLQGKMAATGQSLIPAPLTGIPFLKASHFQIGFDHRPQGNVVESPFRTDFPPLWGSYKPDPILLPNSKGVLNQDMDKARETWSETQLAFPVRSLEPKPKVCPPESHLQMHADSQTKIFTSTARESYPWPDVTLQGPASTRADYNKEEDHFPCGDKDKLKLLPSVYRFSYPAYEIFKPIAKAPCVHLGGIPTIKGDRCSYYGTSYQAQFEGGWIPPVKSCGKSKSSIVFGDPRSSVSTSEEKRAYALQDTRNHRVYDKECAAFQIHKTNIKPGDGCTRFFTVTLESFPRRELAPVKVTCLSKQTSSIPKGDEDLERSRERATTTTNRFFHTQIDLGERPPQPDVPPWRQQSKVPLGDKHLNACFFSTTQHSDYQPPPKSQRETSSSKSHLESHVPFNYPTGKGIVTTTQAMLVLHKQRMLRPSEESLQQIKYSHLVPPWQGQRFFGTEHQDEFTPKYSGPVTICGGNFQVSSIPLGTLKKYSPQRRMVFAT comes from the exons ATGTCTCTTCCTTTACAGGGGAAAATGGCAGCCACTGGCCAGTCGTTAATCCCAGCCCCGCTCACAGGGATTCCCTTCCTAAAGGCCTCACATTTTCAGATAGGGTTTGACCATAGACCACAGGGAAACGTTGTTGAATCTCCTTTCCGCACGGATTTCCCTCCCTTATGGGGCAGTTACAAACCAGACCCAATTCTGCTTCCAAACTCCAAGGGTGTTTTGAATCAGGATATGGATAAAGCCAGGGAAACCTGGTCAGAAACCCAGCTGGCATTTCCAGTGAGATCCCTGGAACCAAAGCCCAAAGTCTGTCCACCAGAATCTCACCTCCAAATGCATGCAGATTCCCAGACCAAAATTTTCACCTCAACTGCAAGGGAGAGCTACCCTTGGCCAGACGTGACTCTGCAGGGACCAGCCTCCACCAGAGCTGATTACAATAAGGAGGAAGATCATTTTCCTTGTGGAGACAAAGACAAACTGAAGCTCCTGCCTTCTGTCTATCGTTTTTCATACCCAGCGTATGAGATATTCAAGCCCATTGCCAAAGCGCCATGTGTGCATCTGG GAGGAATTCCCACAATTAAAGGTGACAGATGCTCCTACTATGGCACTTCTTATCAAGCACAGTTTGAGGGTGGCTGGATCCCTCCTGTGAAGTCCTGTGGAAAG AGCAAGTCTTCCATTGTGTTTGGAGACCCCAGGAGCAGTGTCAGCACCAGCGAGGAGAAACGTGCCTACGCTCTCCAGGACACAAGGAACCACAG AGTCTATGACAAAGAATGTGCTGCCTTCCAAATACACAAGACAAACATCAAGCCAGGGGATGGTTGCACCAGATTCTTTACTGTGACACTGGAGTCGTTCCCACGGCGGGAGCTAG CCCCCGTGAAAGTTACGTGTCTAAGCAAACAGACTTCATCGATCCCTAAAGGCGACGAAGACCTTGAGAGGAGTCGGGAGCGTGCGACCACCACCACTAACCGATTCTTCCACACCCAG ATTGACCTGGGGGAACGTCCACCTCAGCCAGACGTGCCACCGTGGAGACAACAAAGCAAAGTGCCCCTGGGTGACAAACATTTAAACGCCTGTTTCTTCAGCACGACGCAGCACTCGGACTATCAGCCGCCACCCAAGAGCCAGAGGGAGACGTCCAGCAGCAAGAGCCACCTTGAGAGCCACGTGCCCTTTAATTATCCCA CAGGTAAAGGCATTGTCACGACCACACAGGCTATGCTGGTCCTGCACAAACAGCGGATGCTCCGGCCCTCAGAAGAGTCGCTGCAGCAG ATTAAATACTCTCACCTAGTCCCGCCATGGCAGGGGCAGCGCTTCTTTGGGACTGAGCATCAAGATGAGTTCACCCCCAAGTACAGCGGCCCTGTGACTATCTGCGGGGGGAACTTCCAAGTGAGCAGCATCCCCCTGGGCACCCTGAAGAAGTACAGCCCCCAGAGGCGCATGGTCTTTGCAACATGA